AACCCGGAAAAACCGGGTTTTTTACTTTGAACCGGATTCTTAATTTCCGGCCTGTCTTCTTGCTTCTTCTTTTAGTTCTTCGTTGGCAACAATTGCAAGCTCTACCCTGCGGTTCTTGGAACGCCCTTCTACAGTAGAATTGTCATACTTTGGCTGGGATTCGCCATACCATTTGGTGTCGATCCTTCCGCCGGAAATTCCCTGGCTGGTAAGGAAGTTGGTTACAGCCTGCGCCCTGTTCTTAGAGAGCGTAAGGTTATAGGCATCGCTACCGGTACTGTCTGTATGGCCTTCAACCAGAATATTAGTATTGGGATATTCCTGCAAAATATTGGCTAATTTTTGAAGTGCTTCACGAGACTGCCCTTCAATGGCATACTGGTCTGTCGCGAAATACACCCCGCTGGTCTCATCAAAGGTCACGTTAATACCTTCACCCACTCTTTCTACTTCGGCCCCGGGGATTTCCTGTTCAATCTCCTGGGCCTGTTTGTCCATTCGGTTACCAATATAGGCCCCGGCGGCACCACCTACAACACCACCTATAATGGCGCCAAGAGCGGTATTTCCGTCTCCTACATTATTACCCACAACCCCGCCAAGCACGGCACCACCTGTGGCACCTATAACGGTTCCTTTTTGTTTATTATTGGCATTTCTTGTAGCATCACAGCCAACTAACATTACAAGGGCTGCAAATAAAAAAGCAAATAATCTGTTTTGTCTCATTTTCATAGTATTCTCAATTATTTATTAAAGTTCATTTTAATTGTAAATGGTTTACCTTCAAAGCTCACTGTTTGCTCCCAGGTCATTTGACTGCCCGAGAGATGAGTAAGGTTGATCCTGTACCCCGTATTACCGGTAACCGATTTATGATCGGAATTGGTAGGTTTGAACATGAGGTCATAGTTACCCATTGCGGCGTTAGACCCGTCGATTGACCAGATAAAGAATTCGGTTTCTGATGGGCAATTAAGCCCTGAAACCACATAAGAACCTGTGTTGTTATTAGAAATAAAGTTCCAGGTACTGCCTTCAAGACAACGGGCAGGAATATCATTTAAAAGGGACACCTGAACATTTTGGCTGTTTCCGGGATAAGTGATACTGGTTAACTGCCAGTCGCCATTCATGGTTGCCCTGGCCTCATTTGCCACCTTGCCGGAACCGCAGGAGACAAGAAAAGCCACACTTAAAATTAAAAAAACAATCTTTTTCATGTTTCTGTTTTTACTGAGTCAAAAAAAATCCAATGCCAGGGTTAGAAACCTTTATGACATTGGATGATGCTGTCTACAATTATCTTCTGAAAAGCCTACTTATCAATGCGATCACGAGTAACACAAGGAAAATGTAAAAGATGATCTGCGCAATATCGGCAGCTCCTTCAGCAATTCCTCCGAACCCAAAGATGGCGGCAATAATTGCAATGATTAAAAAGATAACGATTAATCGTATCATAATTTAAAGTTTTAGTGATTAGTTGTCTCTAAATTACGTTGCGACCTCGCGGCAGACAAAAGATTATTACTTATTTAACAAGTTTTTTGTAAAGAAATCCTAACAAAATCAACATACCGCCAATTCTTTCTTAATACTTCAATAATTCCAGGATCTTCTCTTCAAACCGCTTTTTTGGAAGGTAACCTTCTTCAAGGGCTTTAGAAAAAGGAATGGGCGTTTCAAGACTGCCCACCCGCATCACCGGAGCATCGAGAGCTTCAAAGCAATTTTCGGCTATCATGGCAGCAATATCAGAGCCAATTCCGCCAAAGACGCTGTCTTCCTGCAGGATAATTACTTTCCCTGTTTTCTTTACCGACGAAAATATGGCTTCAGTATCCAGCGGCTGCAGGCTCCTTAGGTCAAGTAGATCGGCATTGATCTCCGGGTGGTTCTCAAGGGTCTCCAGCGCCCAGTGCACTGCGGCCCCAAAACTTATTACAGTGATATCTTTACCTTCTCGCAGCAAAGCAGCTTTTCCGAAGGGCAAAGTGTAATAGTCTTTGGGTACCTCCTGCCTTATGCTGCGATAAAGGGCCTTGTGTTCAAAGAAAAGTACCGGGTTTGGATCGTTAAAAGCCGTGTTCAACAAGCCCTTGGCATCATAAGGAAAAGCCGGATAAACCACTTTTAAACCCGGAGTCTTTGTAAACCAGGCCTCGTTGGTCTGGCTGTGAAACGGGCCTGCGCCCACACCCGCCCCGCAAGGCATCCTAATCACCACATCGGCATTCTGGTTCCAGCGATAATGCACCTTGGCAAGGTAATTCACTATGGGATTGAAGCCCGAACTCACAAAATCGGCAAACTGCATCTCTACCATAGCTTTCATTCCTTTAATTGAAAGACCCATCGCGGTTTCTACGATCCCCGATTCACAAATGGGAGTATTGCGCACCCGTTCGGTTCCAAACTCCTCCACAAAATTTTCGGTAATCTTGAAAACGCCGCCATATTCGGCAATATCCTGCCCCATGAGAACCAGGTTGCCATGCCGTTGCATAGACTGCCTTAACCCCTGGGACACAGCATCTATGAACCTGAGCTCTTCAGTTTCTTCGGAATGACTAAATGACTCATAATCAAAGTTTTGATACACATCATTTAATTCTTCAGTTTCACTGAAATCAACAGCAGCTTCAGAATTTGCCTTTTTGAGATCTTCATCGATCTCCTGCTTGATTTCGGATTTAAACTGAATGTCAAGATCTTCAGAAATAATCTTTTGAGAAATGAGGAATTCCCTGAAGTTATCTACGGGATCTTTTACTGCCCACTGCTCCATCAGCTCATTGGGCACATATTTTGTGCCGCTGGCTTCCTCGTGACCCCGCATCCTGAAGGTCTTGAACTCCAGTAAGACCGGGCGCGGATTTTGCCTCATACTTTCGGCTAGTTCTGATACCTTTCCGTAGACCTTTAAAATGTTATTCCCATCAATAATATGAGATTCCATTCCATAACCGGCAGCACGATGGGCTAGATGTTCACAGTTGTACTGTTGCGAAGTTGGCGTTGAGAGTCCGTAGCCGTTATTTTCCACGCAAAACATCACGGGCAGCTGCCATACAGAGGCAATGTTGAGGGCTTCGTGAAAATCACCTTCACTTGTGCCGCCTTCCCCTGTAAAAACCGCAGTGATTTTTTGCTCTTTTTGAAGCCTGTGCGCAAGGGCGATACCATCGGCAACACCAAGTTGTGGCCCCAGATGAGAGATCATCCCCACGATTTTAAACTGCTGCGTACCAAAGTGAAAGCTGCGATCACGGCCTTTGGTAAAGCCAGATGCTTTTCCCTGCCACTGGCTAAAAAGCCTGTACAGCGGGATTTCCCTGGCTGTAAAGACGCCAAGATTGCGATGCATTGGCAGGATGTATTCATCTTTTTCCAGAGAAAGCGTGACGCCAATAGAAATGGCCTCCTGCCCTATTCCGCTAAACCACTTCGATATTTTTCCCTGGCGCAACAGCACCAGCATTTTCTCTTCAATAAGCCTGGGTTTAAGCAATTCCCTGTAAAGGTGAAGAAGTTGCTCATCTTTAAAACCTGTCCTGTCAAATTCTATAAGAGGTTGAATTGAAGTTTCTTTAATTTTCATAATTAAGCATTGGTTCCTCAAATGTACTTAAAATAGGATTCCTTGTTATTAAGAAAATTTTAAAGCCCGTTACACTCTTCTTATTTTATTTAACTTTGTGTGGTATCTAAAAATGATCCTATGGAAATGAACAATATACCCAGTGTTGACCTGGCCGACTTCCTGTCTGACAACCCGCAGAGAAAGCAGAAATTTGTAAATGAGATTGGTAAGGCTTATGAAGAAATAGGTTTTGTTGCCTTAAAAAACCACTTTTTGAGCGACAACCTGGTAGATGAGCTTTACAAGGAAGTGAAGAATTTCTTTGCCCTTCCGCTTGAAACCAAACAGAAGTATGAAATTGAGGGTCTTGCAGGGCAACGCGGATACATTTCCTTCGGAAAAGAGCACGCCAAAGGTAAGAAAGAGGGAGATCTTAAAGAGTTCTGGCATTTTGGACAGGAACCTTCAAAAGATGCAAATCTCACCGAAAAATATCCTGAAAACGTGCAGGTAGAAGAGCTGCCCGATTTTAACCACACCGGAATGGAAGCCTACAGAATGCTGGAAAAAACCGGAATTTACGTGCTACGCGCGCTGGCACTATACATTGGTCTTGACGAGTTTTACTTTGACCACTGGGCCAGCAACGGGAACAGCATTTTAAGGCCCATACACTACCCTCCTATTACCGAAGAGCCTAAAGGCGCGGTAAGGGCCGGGGCTCATGGAGATATCAACCTTATCACACTGCTCATGGGTGCATCTACGGGAGGCCTACAGGTATTGAGAAAAGACGGGGAATGGATAGACGCAATTCCGCAGGAAGATGAGCTGGTCATTAACGTGGGGGATATGCTGGAGAGACACACCAATAACAAACTGAGAAGTACGATACACCGGGTGGTGAATCCTCCAAAAGAGCAATGGAGCACCCCTCGCTACTCCATTCCATTCTTTATGCACCCGCGTAGTGAAATGCCACTAAATTGTCTTGAAGAATGTATTGATGATGAACACCCAAAAGCTTACCCTGATATTACTGCCGGTGAATTCCTTCATCAAAGACTGGTGGAAATAGGACTCAAAAAATAGTTTTTTTATGGCTAAGAAAAAGATGGGGCTTGAAGACCTGGGAGGATTTGTTTTCTCTACAGATAAAAATTTTGATCCCGAAAGCCTCAATGAAACAGAACAGGAAGAAAGCCCTGAACCCAAAGACCAGCTTTTAGAAGCCCATTACAGCTCTAAAGGCCGGGCAGGTAAGAAAGTTACCGTGGTAAAAGGTTTTATTGGCACACAAGAAGATCTCAATGCCCTTGGAAAAGACCTCAAAAAAAAATGCGGCGTTGGCGGCTCTGTTAAAGATGGCGAAATTATAATTCAGGGAGATGTGAGAGATAAAGTAATGTCTTACCTTAGAGAGCTTGGATACAAAGTAAAGCGCATTGGCGGCTAAAGAGTTTTTATGGAGGAGAAGAAAATATTACATATTACCAACGGGGACGACCTTTCTGAGCAAATCACAAATCTGAAACTCCCGGGAGATGTGATCACCTGGAGGGAAATGCTGTGCGAAGGCCCTGCCTCTATGGATGTGGGAGACGAGGAATTTGTGCTGCGCCGAAGGACTTTCCTTTTAGAAAAATACAATATTTCTGAAGAGCAGTACCAGGAAGAGTTTTTGAGCGAACTGGCAAAACTGGCAGCTATTAACAACTATGACGAAATAGTGCTGTGGTTTGAGTTTGATCTTTTCTCACATATGAACATGCTCGCCCTCATCAGTTTTATGCTTCAGAATAAAAAAGACGGGCCTTTCTCTCTGGTGTGCAGCCGAAAGTTAAAAGGAGAAGCAGAAATGACCGCCCTCTCCCAGCTTTCAGACAAAAACCTGAAAGAACATTACAATCACCGAATTCCGCTTGAGAAAGCCGATATTCAAACCGCCCAGTTGATCTGGGAACTGTACTGCAGCAAAAATCCAAAAAAACTGACTTCAGAAATAAAGAAGACTACTAACTTCGAATATTTATCCAGTTCCATTAGGGCACATATTGAGCGTTTCCCCAATGTGAAAACCGGTTTGAATACTTTGGAGGTCAATGTTCTAAAGCTTATTGAAGAACACGATATTAAATCCATGCACCACCTTTTAGGTTATGCCCTTCAGTATCAGGGCTATTACGGCTACGTAGATGTGCAAATGCAGCGAATACTCGATAAACTAAGCCCTTTCTATGAAACTTCAGAAGATAAATTAAAACTGAACGAAGATGGCATCAAAGCACTTAAGGGCACCAAAAATTATTACCAGAACTTAAAAGATGATGAATATTACGGCGGCGTAAAAAAGTACGACTTCCTCTACGACCCCGTTTCTCACAATCTACTAAAATTATAACATGAACCATTTAGCAGCCTCAGAACTAATTCTGAACAAAGACAACAGCATATACCACCTCAATTTAAAACCCGAACACTTAGCCGAAACCGTTCTTCTGGTAGGCGACCAAAACCGCGTAGATAAGATCACAAAATACTTTGATGAAGTTGAAGTAGCCGTTAAAAAAAGAGAATTCCACACTCAAACCGGAATTTACAAAGGCAAAAGAATCTCTGTGGTTTCAACAGGAATAGGCACAGATAATATCGATATTGTACTCAACGAACTAGACGCCCTGGCAAATATCGACTTTGAGAGCCGGGAGATGAAAGCTGAACAAACCAGCCTCAATATTATTCGTATTGGAACTTCGGGCTCTATTCAAAAAGATATTCCGGTAGATTCTATTGTGGTAAGTGAAATGGCAGTTGGTTTTGACAACCTTCTCCACTTCTACCAAAGCGATGACGTACAGCTCCAGGATTTTAACGAGGCTCTGGAAGATCACCTTGGCACTTACGAGAAAAACAGCAAGCCTTATGTTGTGGCGGCAAATCCTTCCCTCGTAAAGCAGTTTATGACCGGGCAGGTGTTTGCAGGATTTACAGGTTCAAACGCCGGGTTTTATGCGCCCCAGGGCCGTGTGCTTAGACTGGCTTTGAGAGATGACAATATGAAAGACAAACTGGCCAGCTTTAGCTTTAAAGGCAAAAAGATCACCAATCTTGAGATGGAAACTTCTGCCATTTTCGGGCTTTCGGCCATGCTGGGCCACAAAGCTTTATCGCTTAATGCCATTATCGCAAACCGCGCTACGGGCAACTTTACCAAAGACGGTGCAAAAGCCGTAGACAACACAATTCGCTATGCCCTGGAAAGGTTGGTTTCAGCCTAATCTCATTTAACAGAATATTAAAAGCCATCGCACCTCATATTTGTATTTTTGGGGAAATCCCTCCGTATGTTAAAGCCTGAAGAGAAAATTAAAAGGCACCGTGATCTAAATTGGTTAAGTTTTAATGAGAGAGTGCTGCAGGAAGCACAGGATAAAACCACACCTCTTTATGAGCGGCTAAAATTCCTGGCCATTTTCTCGATGAACCTCGATGAGTATTTTCGGGTTCGGGTGTCCCAGCTTCGGCAAATGAAAAGGGTAGAAAAGAGCATCAGGAAAAAGCTTGCCTTAAAGCCGAATAAGACCGTAAAGCAGATCCTTAAGGAAGTTAGGGAACAGCAGGATAAATTCGGCAGGATATACCGCGAAGAAATTATCCCCGAACTGGAGACCGAAGGCATATACCTGGTGCATCGTGAAGATTACAACGAGCAGCAGGAAGAATTTGCACGCCGGTATTTTAAAAAGGTGCAGAAGTGCATTAATGCCACTACCATAAACTCTTTTGGCGGCGAAGAGCTTTTCCTGGAGAATAACGGCCTGTATTTCATGGTCTGTTTCAAAGATAAGGCTGAATTTGGGATTGTAAATATCCCTACAGACGAATGTGAAAGGTTCATCACTTTTTCTTCGGAAACAGAGGAGTATAAAATATCATTTTTGGATGATATTGTAAAAGTGAATGTGCCGAAGCTTTTTCCTGAAAAGGAAATTTCAGGAATTTACGAGATCAAGCTTTCCCGCGATGCCGAACTTTATATAGACGATGAAGTAGACGGGCTGCTGGCCGAGAAGATCTATGAATCCCTTCAACAGCGAACCGATGGGCAGCCCACCAGGTTGCTTTACGATTCCAACATGCCCGCCGAAGATCAAAAAATACTTCGGAAGCGCCTTAACCTGGGAAAAATTGACATGATGCCCGGGGGCAGGTACCACAACTTTAGTGACTATTTCTCTTTCCCGGATCCCACGAATAATGCGGCACTTCATTATGAAAAATGGACAACTGTAAAGCATTCGGTTTTGGAGAAAGCCGAAAATTATTTTGAGGTTATCGCCAAAAAAGACCAGTCGGTGCATTTTCCCTACATGTCTTTTGAATATGTAGAACGCTTTATACAACAAGCCGCACATGACCCACAGGTAAAGGAAATAAAAATTTCCATTTACAGGATTGCCGATGAATCGGTGGTGACTTCTGCCCTGCTCTCGGCACTCAAAAATGGCAAAAAACTCACTGTTTTTATTGAAGCCAAGGCCAGGTTTGACGAGAAGAACAATATTGACTGGGGCCGAAAATTTGAAGAGGAAGGTGCAAGAGTGATCTACAGTTATCCAAAGATCAAGGTACATTCCAAGATCCTGCTGGTAAGCCGGGAAGAAAATGGCACACTAAAAGACTATGCATATATTGGCACCGGGAATTTTAACAGCAAAACTTCCAAAATATACTGTGACCACGCCATTTTCACGGCCCATGAGAAGCTAACGAGTGAACTTTCGCGGGTTTTCCTGGTGCTTGAAGGCGAATTGATCATACCACGGGCAAAACGTTTGCTTATTTCGCCATTTTCGACAAGAAAATCTTTTGCCGACATGATCAACAGGGAAATCGAGAATGCCAGGCTGGGCAAAAAAGCAGGAATTAAGGCTAAGATGAACAGCCTCGAAGATAAGGAGATCATAGACCTGTTGTACGATGCCAGTGAGGCGGGAGTGAACATCAGGTTGCTGGTGAGGGGCTTTACCTGCCTTGTGCCGGGCATTGAAAACCTTAGCAGCAACATCTACATGACCAGCATTGTAGATCGCTTCCTGGAACACGGCCGAATTTACATCTTTGAAAATGACGGAAATGAAAAGCTCTACTTTGGAAGTGCCGACTGGATGACGCGAAACCTTGACCGCAGGATAGAAGTGATCGCCCCTATTTATGATAAGGATATAGCGCAGGAATTCAAAGACATCCTTGAAATTCAGTTTCAAGACAACGTAAAAGCCAGGATACAGGATTCCGAAGAAAAGAATAATTTTGTAGGCGCGAGTCCGGGTGAGAAAAAGATCAGGTCACAATACGAAATATACAAGTACCTAAAAGAAAAACATGCCCCATGAGAAACATTCAAGTTGGCGGAGTCCCAGAACATTTCAACCTGCCATGGCACCTTTGTATTGATGACGGAACCTTCAACAACAATGGTCTGAACCTTAGCTGGCGCGATTTTCCCGACGGCACAGGGGCCATGTGCAAAGCCTTAAGAAATAAAGAGATTGATGCTGCCGTTATTCTTACTGAAGGCATTATCAAAGACATCTTAAACGGAAATGAGGCAATTATTGTGCAGGAATATATCGCTTCTCCTTTAATCTGGGGAATACATGTGGCTGCTGAATCAAAGCTTGAGTCGGTTGAAGACCTGAAGGATCAAAAAGTGGCCATTAGCCGGTATGGTTCGGGTTCTCACCTCATGGCTTACGTAAATGCCCGAAATATGGGCTGGGACACCTCAAAACTCGAATTTGAAGTAGTGGGCGACATCAACGGGGCTGTGAAAGCTTTACAGGAGGAAAGAGCCGGTTATTTTATGTGGGAGCATTTTACCACGAAACCTCTCGTAGACGAAGGAGTATTTAGAAGAGTTGGAGATTGCCCCACCCCCTGGTCCTGCTTTGTAATTGCCGTAAGAAAAGACTTTTTTGAGACAGACCAGGCAGGAATCCTCACCATGCTCAAAACTCTGAACCAGGTCACTAAAAAATTTAAGGAAATCCCTAAAGTTGAGCTCGCACTAGCTAAAAAATACAATCAAAAAGCAGAGGATATTGAGCAATGGCTTAAGCTCACGACCTGGAGCCAAAAACAAATCTCTGTGCTTGAGATCCAGAAGGTACAGGAACAACTCCTGGAACTAAACCTTATCCCGGAGACCAAAGACAGCTACTATTTTTTACCCCAATAAATGATTATGAAAAAGATCAATTTTTTGTCATTTTTGACACTCCTGCTTTTTGTGACACCGGCCATGGCCCAGGAAGAAGCATTTTTTCAGGATACCATTCAAACTGAAATAGAACCTGCATTCCAGGAAGATATCATCTTTAAAAGGGATACAACCAAAAGCGAAGCACAGCTCAATGTGCTTAACCTCTTGGTCTTTGGCGCGCTTGATGTGGGGTACGAACACCTTATTAGCGACCACACCTCTGCCGGGGTCGAGTTCTTCTCAAAAGTCTTCAACAAGAACGAAGGCGAGGATGTAGACCTTTCTGAAGTCTATTCCAAAGATTTTTCAATTACCGGAAAGTTTAAGTATTTCCTGAAAGACGACCAGGTTGGCCGCGGCTACTATGCCGAAGTTTTTGGGATGTTTTCAAATGGCGAACATGAGAATGATATAAAATTAACTAATGAGGCTGGAGAACTGGAGACGCAGGAAAAGTTGGTGGAATATACCGATCTCGCCTTTGGAATAGGTGTGGGCGGAAAATTTGTAGCAAAACAGGGATTCCTGATCGATGTATCTTTTGGAATTGGCAGGAACCTGTTCGACAAATATTCTCCAGATATCGTTCTGCTCCCAACAGTGAACGTGGGTTACAGGTTCTAGCTACCAGGCTATGGGCTCTTTGCCTATAGACATTAGAAACTCGTTGGTTTTACTGAAGTGTTTGTTCCCAAACCAGTAACCCCTGTTGGCCGCTAACGGAGACGGATGCCCGCTGGTAAGCACTAAATGTTTTTTGGAATCGATTTTGCGGCCTTTCTTTTGTGCCGGGCCGCCCCAAAGTAGAAATACCAGGTTTTCCCGTTCTTGTGACAAAGTGGAGATCACGGCATCAGTAAATTTCTCCCAGCCTTTTCCCTGGTGTGACCCTGCCTGGCCCGCGCGAACCGTAAGGGTGGCATTCAGCATTAGCACGCCTTGCCGGGCCCAGTGTTGTAAATTTCCATGTTTAGGTAAAGGCGTGCCGAGGTCTTCCTTAATTTCCCTGAAAATATTTACCAGCGAAGGAGGAATTTTGGTTTCGGGTTGAACAGAGAAGCACAATCCGTGTGCCTGCCCGTAACCGTGATATGGATCCTGACCTATAATTACCACTTTAGTACCTTCAAAAGAAGAAAGTTCAAAGGCCTTGAATATGTTATCGGGATGAGGAAAACAGTGGTTCGCCTCATATTCGGCAGACACAAATTTTAGAAGATCCTTAAAATAAGGTTTTTCAAGCTCGGGATTTAACTTTTTTTTCCAATCTGGAGTGAGGTCAAAGGTCATATTATTGGTTAAATTGCAGCTTCCCAAAAATAGGGAAATTTTCTATGATTAAAATTACAGCTAAGACTCTTCAGGACCTCGAATTCCCCACAGTTTGCCAGCAGGTTAGCAGGTATGCGGTAACCGGGCCCGGTAAGAACAAAGCTCTCGAAATAGCTCCTTTTTCAAGTTACGAAGACACTATTTTTGCACTTCGGAAGACAAATGAATACGTTTCATCATATCAACAGGAAAGCCGTATTCCCAATCACGGGTTTGATGCGATAGAACAGGAAATAAAATTCCTGGGGATTGAAGAAACACGACTTGAAGCCCCCAGCTTCAGGAAGATTGGCTCAATTTCAGAAACATCGAACATCCTTATCAGGTTCTTTGAGAAGTTTGAGGAGATATATCCCTGTCTGCACAAAACGGCTTCCGAAGTAGAATATACTCCGTTGCTCATTGAGCAGATCAATAAAGTAATAGACCGCTTTGGGGAAGTAAAAGATGACGCTTCTCCCCTGCTCCAGGAGATCCGGAGAAAGATAGGGCATGTAAAAGGGCAAATCAACGCCAGTTTTGGGAGTGCGCTCACCCACTACAACAGCCTGGGTTATCTCGATGACATACGTGAGACCGTGGTAGACAATATTAGGGTGCTTGCAGTTTCTGCCATGCACCGCAGAAAGGTGAAAGGCGGAATTTTGGGAAATTCAAAAACCGGGAGCATTGTATACATTCAGCCTGAAGCCACCTACAACTATACGCGCGAGCTCAACAACCTGGAATACGAGGAAAATGAGGAAATAAAGAAGATCCTGA
This Salinimicrobium tongyeongense DNA region includes the following protein-coding sequences:
- a CDS encoding OmpA family protein, which gives rise to MKMRQNRLFAFLFAALVMLVGCDATRNANNKQKGTVIGATGGAVLGGVVGNNVGDGNTALGAIIGGVVGGAAGAYIGNRMDKQAQEIEQEIPGAEVERVGEGINVTFDETSGVYFATDQYAIEGQSREALQKLANILQEYPNTNILVEGHTDSTGSDAYNLTLSKNRAQAVTNFLTSQGISGGRIDTKWYGESQPKYDNSTVEGRSKNRRVELAIVANEELKEEARRQAGN
- a CDS encoding lipocalin family protein, translated to MKKIVFLILSVAFLVSCGSGKVANEARATMNGDWQLTSITYPGNSQNVQVSLLNDIPARCLEGSTWNFISNNNTGSYVVSGLNCPSETEFFIWSIDGSNAAMGNYDLMFKPTNSDHKSVTGNTGYRINLTHLSGSQMTWEQTVSFEGKPFTIKMNFNK
- a CDS encoding DUF1328 family protein, with protein sequence MIRLIVIFLIIAIIAAIFGFGGIAEGAADIAQIIFYIFLVLLVIALISRLFRR
- a CDS encoding alpha-ketoacid dehydrogenase subunit alpha/beta, with the protein product MKIKETSIQPLIEFDRTGFKDEQLLHLYRELLKPRLIEEKMLVLLRQGKISKWFSGIGQEAISIGVTLSLEKDEYILPMHRNLGVFTAREIPLYRLFSQWQGKASGFTKGRDRSFHFGTQQFKIVGMISHLGPQLGVADGIALAHRLQKEQKITAVFTGEGGTSEGDFHEALNIASVWQLPVMFCVENNGYGLSTPTSQQYNCEHLAHRAAGYGMESHIIDGNNILKVYGKVSELAESMRQNPRPVLLEFKTFRMRGHEEASGTKYVPNELMEQWAVKDPVDNFREFLISQKIISEDLDIQFKSEIKQEIDEDLKKANSEAAVDFSETEELNDVYQNFDYESFSHSEETEELRFIDAVSQGLRQSMQRHGNLVLMGQDIAEYGGVFKITENFVEEFGTERVRNTPICESGIVETAMGLSIKGMKAMVEMQFADFVSSGFNPIVNYLAKVHYRWNQNADVVIRMPCGAGVGAGPFHSQTNEAWFTKTPGLKVVYPAFPYDAKGLLNTAFNDPNPVLFFEHKALYRSIRQEVPKDYYTLPFGKAALLREGKDITVISFGAAVHWALETLENHPEINADLLDLRSLQPLDTEAIFSSVKKTGKVIILQEDSVFGGIGSDIAAMIAENCFEALDAPVMRVGSLETPIPFSKALEEGYLPKKRFEEKILELLKY
- a CDS encoding isopenicillin N synthase family dioxygenase, which produces MNNIPSVDLADFLSDNPQRKQKFVNEIGKAYEEIGFVALKNHFLSDNLVDELYKEVKNFFALPLETKQKYEIEGLAGQRGYISFGKEHAKGKKEGDLKEFWHFGQEPSKDANLTEKYPENVQVEELPDFNHTGMEAYRMLEKTGIYVLRALALYIGLDEFYFDHWASNGNSILRPIHYPPITEEPKGAVRAGAHGDINLITLLMGASTGGLQVLRKDGEWIDAIPQEDELVINVGDMLERHTNNKLRSTIHRVVNPPKEQWSTPRYSIPFFMHPRSEMPLNCLEECIDDEHPKAYPDITAGEFLHQRLVEIGLKK
- a CDS encoding translation initiation factor, encoding MAKKKMGLEDLGGFVFSTDKNFDPESLNETEQEESPEPKDQLLEAHYSSKGRAGKKVTVVKGFIGTQEDLNALGKDLKKKCGVGGSVKDGEIIIQGDVRDKVMSYLRELGYKVKRIGG
- a CDS encoding DUF1835 domain-containing protein is translated as MEEKKILHITNGDDLSEQITNLKLPGDVITWREMLCEGPASMDVGDEEFVLRRRTFLLEKYNISEEQYQEEFLSELAKLAAINNYDEIVLWFEFDLFSHMNMLALISFMLQNKKDGPFSLVCSRKLKGEAEMTALSQLSDKNLKEHYNHRIPLEKADIQTAQLIWELYCSKNPKKLTSEIKKTTNFEYLSSSIRAHIERFPNVKTGLNTLEVNVLKLIEEHDIKSMHHLLGYALQYQGYYGYVDVQMQRILDKLSPFYETSEDKLKLNEDGIKALKGTKNYYQNLKDDEYYGGVKKYDFLYDPVSHNLLKL
- a CDS encoding nucleoside phosphorylase → MNHLAASELILNKDNSIYHLNLKPEHLAETVLLVGDQNRVDKITKYFDEVEVAVKKREFHTQTGIYKGKRISVVSTGIGTDNIDIVLNELDALANIDFESREMKAEQTSLNIIRIGTSGSIQKDIPVDSIVVSEMAVGFDNLLHFYQSDDVQLQDFNEALEDHLGTYEKNSKPYVVAANPSLVKQFMTGQVFAGFTGSNAGFYAPQGRVLRLALRDDNMKDKLASFSFKGKKITNLEMETSAIFGLSAMLGHKALSLNAIIANRATGNFTKDGAKAVDNTIRYALERLVSA
- the ppk1 gene encoding polyphosphate kinase 1, which produces MLKPEEKIKRHRDLNWLSFNERVLQEAQDKTTPLYERLKFLAIFSMNLDEYFRVRVSQLRQMKRVEKSIRKKLALKPNKTVKQILKEVREQQDKFGRIYREEIIPELETEGIYLVHREDYNEQQEEFARRYFKKVQKCINATTINSFGGEELFLENNGLYFMVCFKDKAEFGIVNIPTDECERFITFSSETEEYKISFLDDIVKVNVPKLFPEKEISGIYEIKLSRDAELYIDDEVDGLLAEKIYESLQQRTDGQPTRLLYDSNMPAEDQKILRKRLNLGKIDMMPGGRYHNFSDYFSFPDPTNNAALHYEKWTTVKHSVLEKAENYFEVIAKKDQSVHFPYMSFEYVERFIQQAAHDPQVKEIKISIYRIADESVVTSALLSALKNGKKLTVFIEAKARFDEKNNIDWGRKFEEEGARVIYSYPKIKVHSKILLVSREENGTLKDYAYIGTGNFNSKTSKIYCDHAIFTAHEKLTSELSRVFLVLEGELIIPRAKRLLISPFSTRKSFADMINREIENARLGKKAGIKAKMNSLEDKEIIDLLYDASEAGVNIRLLVRGFTCLVPGIENLSSNIYMTSIVDRFLEHGRIYIFENDGNEKLYFGSADWMTRNLDRRIEVIAPIYDKDIAQEFKDILEIQFQDNVKARIQDSEEKNNFVGASPGEKKIRSQYEIYKYLKEKHAP
- a CDS encoding substrate-binding domain-containing protein, with product MRNIQVGGVPEHFNLPWHLCIDDGTFNNNGLNLSWRDFPDGTGAMCKALRNKEIDAAVILTEGIIKDILNGNEAIIVQEYIASPLIWGIHVAAESKLESVEDLKDQKVAISRYGSGSHLMAYVNARNMGWDTSKLEFEVVGDINGAVKALQEERAGYFMWEHFTTKPLVDEGVFRRVGDCPTPWSCFVIAVRKDFFETDQAGILTMLKTLNQVTKKFKEIPKVELALAKKYNQKAEDIEQWLKLTTWSQKQISVLEIQKVQEQLLELNLIPETKDSYYFLPQ
- a CDS encoding uracil-DNA glycosylase; this translates as MTFDLTPDWKKKLNPELEKPYFKDLLKFVSAEYEANHCFPHPDNIFKAFELSSFEGTKVVIIGQDPYHGYGQAHGLCFSVQPETKIPPSLVNIFREIKEDLGTPLPKHGNLQHWARQGVLMLNATLTVRAGQAGSHQGKGWEKFTDAVISTLSQERENLVFLLWGGPAQKKGRKIDSKKHLVLTSGHPSPLAANRGYWFGNKHFSKTNEFLMSIGKEPIAW